A genomic stretch from Solanum stenotomum isolate F172 chromosome 8, ASM1918654v1, whole genome shotgun sequence includes:
- the LOC125874332 gene encoding DNA-directed RNA polymerases I, II, and III subunit RPABC5 — translation MIIPVRCFTCGKVIGNKWDEYLDLLQADYAEGDALDALNLVRYCCRRMLMTHVDLIEKLLNYNTLEKSEGS, via the exons ATGATCATTCCAGTGCGCTGTTTCACCTGCGGGAAG GTTATTGGCAACAAATGGGATGAATATCTTGATCTTCTTCAAGCTGATTATGCCGAAGG GGATGCACTTGATGCACTGAATTTGGTTCGATACTGCTGTCGTAGAATGCTGATGACTCATGTTGACCTCATTGAGAAGCTTCTCAACTACAACA CACTGGAGAAATCTGAGGGCAGTTGA